The following proteins are encoded in a genomic region of Vidua chalybeata isolate OUT-0048 chromosome 33 unlocalized genomic scaffold, bVidCha1 merged haplotype SUPER_33_unloc_1, whole genome shotgun sequence:
- the ILF3 gene encoding interleukin enhancer-binding factor 3 isoform X5, whose translation MRPMRIFVNDDRHVMAKHSAVYPTQEELEAVQNMVSHTERALKAVSDWIDEQEKVSGEQPETESMETAAEEENKEGGDQKATEQLTRTLRGVMRVGLVAKGLLLKGDLDLELVLLCKDKPTAKLLEKVADNLGVQLAAITEDKYEIIQSVGDAAIIIKNTKEPPLTLTIHLTSPVVREELEKQLAGETLSVTDSPDVLDRQKCLAALASLRHAKWFQARANGLKSCVIVIRVLRDLCTRVPTWAPLRGWPLELLCEKSIGTANRPMGAGEALRRVLECLASGIVMPDGSGIYDPCEKEATDAIGHLDRQQREDITQSAQHALRLAAFGQLHKVLGMDPLPSKMPKKPKNENPVDYTVQIPPSTTYAVTPMKRPMEEDGEEKSPSKKKKKIQKKEEKLEPPQAMNALMKLNQLKPGLQYKLVSQTGPVHAPIFTMSVEIDGSTFEASGPSKKTAKLHVAVKVLQDMGLPTGVEGKDSGKGDESAEETETKPVVVAPPPVVETVSTPTAASPPSDQTPENVKQQGPILTKHGKNPVMELNEKRRGLKYELISETGGSHDKRFVMEVEVDGQKFQGAGSNKKVAKAYAALAALEKLFPDAPVAIEQNKKKRAPVPARGGPKFPVKHNPGFGMGGGPMHNEAPPPPNMRGRGRGGNMRGRGRGRGGFGGNHGGYMNTGAGYGSYGYGGNSATAGYSQFYSNGGHSNSGGGGGGSSGYGSYYQGGDGYTAPAPPKHGGKKQQHGGGQKASYGSGYATHQGQQSYGQGQYGGYGPGQGKQKGYGHGQGGYSYSNSYNSPGGSSDYNYESKYSYSGNSGRGGGGNNYSGGGSYNSGSHGGYGGSGGGGSSYQGGYSSQSNYNSPGSQNYSGPPSSYQASQGGYGRNEHSMSYQYR comes from the exons atg CGCCCAATGCGGATCTTTGTGAACGACGACCGGCACGTGATGGCCAAGCACTCGGCCGTGTACCCCAcgcaggaggagctggaggccGTGCAGAACATGGTGTCCCACACGGAGCGGGCGCTCAAAGCCGTCTCCGACTGGATTGACGAGCAGGAAAAAGTCAGCGGGGAGCAGCCAGAGACGGAGTCCATGGAGACGGCAGCCGAGGAGGAGAACAAGGAAGGAGG GGATCAGAAAGCCACGGAGCAGCTGACGAGGACCCTGCGGGGCGTGATGCGCGTGGGGCTCGTGGCCAAAGGCCTCCTGCTGAAGGGGGACCTGGACCTGGAGCTGGTCCTGCTGTGCAAAGACAAACCCACGGCCAAGCTCCTGGAGAAAGTCGCCGATAACCTGGGAGTGCAGCTCGCG GCGATCACCGAGGACAAGTACGAGATCATCCAGTCTGTGGGAGACGCCGCCATCATCATCAAGAACACCAAGGAGCCCCCGCTGACCCTGACCATCCACCTGACGTCGCCCGTGgtcagggaggagctggagaagcagctggcCGGAG AAACGCTCTCAGTCACCGACTCCCCGGACGTTCTGGACAGGCAGAAATGCCTTGCTGCCTTGGCGTCTCTGCGCCACGCCAAGTGGTTCCAG GCCAGGGCCAACGGGCTGAAGTCGTGCGTCATCGTGATCCGGGTGCTGCGGGACCTCTGCACGCGCGTTCCCACCTGGGCCCCGCTCAGAGGATGG cctctggagctgctgtgtgagAAGTCCATCGGGACGGCGAACCGGCCGATGGGCGCGGGCGAGGCGCTGCGCCGCGTGCTGGAGTGCCTGGCCTCGGGCATCGTCATGCCAG ATGGTTCTGGTATTTATGACCCTTGTGAAAAAGAAGCCACTGATGCTATTGGGCATCTAGACAGACAACAAAGGGAAGATATCACACAGAGTGCTCAG cacgCGCTGCGGCTCGCCGCCTTCGGCCAGCTCCACAAGGTCCTGGGCATGGATCCCCTGCCCTCCAAAATGCCCAAGAAACCAAAGAACGAGAACCCAGTCGATTATACTG TTCAGATCCCGCCCAGCACCACGTACGCCGTGACCCCCATGAAGCGGCCGATGGAGGAGGACGGGGAGGAGAAATCCcccagcaaaaagaaaaagaagattcaGAAAAAAG aggaaaagctggagcCTCCACAGGCCATGAACGCGCTGATGAAGCTGAACCAGCTCAAACCAGGGCTCCAGTACAAACTGGTGTCCCAGACCGGCCCCGTGCACGCTCCCATCTTCACCATGTCCGTGGAGATCGACGGCAGCACCTTCGAGGCCTCGGGGCCCTCCAAGAAAACGGCGAAGCTTCATGTGGCTGTGAAg gtgctgcaggacaTGGGATTGCCCACCGGAGTGGAAGGCAAGGACTCCGGGAAGGGCGACGAGTCGGCGGAGGAGACGGAGACGAAGCCGGTGGTCGTGGCTCCTCCGCCCGTCGTGGAAACGGTGTCGACGCCCACGGCAGCCTCGCCCCCCTCGGATCAGACCCCTGAG AACGTGAAGCAGCAGGGACCAATCCTGACAAAGCACGGGAAGAACCCGGTGATGGAGCTGAACGAGAAGCGTCGCGGGCTCAAGTATGAGCTGATCTCAGAGACGGGCGGCAGCCACGACAAGCGCTTTGTCATggag GTGGAGGTGGACGGGCAGAAGTTCCAAGGCGCTGGCTCAAACAAGAAGGTGGCCAAAGCCTATGCGGCGCTGGCCGCGCTGGAGAAGCTGTTCCCAGATGCTCCCGTTGCCATTGAgcagaacaagaagaaaagagcCCCTGTTCCAGCCAGGGGCGGCCCCAAATTCCCAGTCAAA CACAACCCGGGCTTCGGCATGGGGGGGGGCCCCATGCACAACGaggcccccccaccccccaacatgcggggccgcggccggggcgGCAACATGCGGGGCCGCGGGAGAGGCCGGGGCGGCTTCGGCGGCAACCACGGCGGCTACATGAACACAG gggctgggtACGGGAGCTACGGCTACGGAGGGAATTCCGCCACTGCTGGCTACA GCCAGTTCTACAGCAACGGTGGCCACTCCAActcggggggcggcggcggcggctcctcgGGCTACGGCTCCTACTACCAGGGCGGGGACGGCTACACGGCCCCCGCGCCGCCCAAGCACGGCggcaagaagcagcagcacgGCGGCGGCCAGAAGGCCTCGTACGGCTCCGGCTACGCCACCCACCAGGGCCAGCAGTCCTACGGGCAGGGCCAGTACGGCGGCTACGGCCCCGGGCAGGGCAAGCAGAAGGGCTACGGCCACGGCCAGGGCGGCTACTCCTACTCCAACTCCTACAACTCGCCCGGCGGCAGCTCCGACTACAACTACGAGAGCAAATACA gttACAGCGGCAAcagcggccgcggcggcggcggcaaCAACTACTCCGGGGGCGGCTCCTACAACTCGGGCTCCCACGGGGGCTACGGGGGCTCCGGGGGCGGGGGCTCCTCGTACCAAG GCGGATACTCCTCCCAGTCCAACTACAACTCCCCGGGTTCCCAGAACTACAGCGGCCCCCCCAGCTCCTACCAGGCGTCCCAGGGCGGATACGGCAGGAACGAGCACAGCATGAGTTACCAGTACAGATAA
- the ILF3 gene encoding interleukin enhancer-binding factor 3 isoform X3: MRPMRIFVNDDRHVMAKHSAVYPTQEELEAVQNMVSHTERALKAVSDWIDEQEKVSGEQPETESMETAAEEENKEGGDQKATEQLTRTLRGVMRVGLVAKGLLLKGDLDLELVLLCKDKPTAKLLEKVADNLGVQLAAITEDKYEIIQSVGDAAIIIKNTKEPPLTLTIHLTSPVVREELEKQLAGETLSVTDSPDVLDRQKCLAALASLRHAKWFQARANGLKSCVIVIRVLRDLCTRVPTWAPLRGWPLELLCEKSIGTANRPMGAGEALRRVLECLASGIVMPDGSGIYDPCEKEATDAIGHLDRQQREDITQSAQHALRLAAFGQLHKVLGMDPLPSKMPKKPKNENPVDYTVQIPPSTTYAVTPMKRPMEEDGEEKSPSKKKKKIQKKEEKLEPPQAMNALMKLNQLKPGLQYKLVSQTGPVHAPIFTMSVEIDGSTFEASGPSKKTAKLHVAVKVLQDMGLPTGVEGKDSGKGDESAEETETKPVVVAPPPVVETVSTPTAASPPSDQTPENVKQQGPILTKHGKNPVMELNEKRRGLKYELISETGGSHDKRFVMEVEVDGQKFQGAGSNKKVAKAYAALAALEKLFPDAPVAIEQNKKKRAPVPARGGPKFPVKQHNPGFGMGGGPMHNEAPPPPNMRGRGRGGNMRGRGRGRGGFGGNHGGYMNTGAGYGSYGYGGNSATAGYSQFYSNGGHSNSGGGGGGSSGYGSYYQGGDGYTAPAPPKHGGKKQQHGGGQKASYGSGYATHQGQQSYGQGQYGGYGPGQGKQKGYGHGQGGYSYSNSYNSPGGSSDYNYESKYSYSGNSGRGGGGNNYSGGGSYNSGSHGGYGGSGGGGSSYQGKAGGYSSQSNYNSPGSQNYSGPPSSYQASQGGYGRNEHSMSYQYR, translated from the exons atg CGCCCAATGCGGATCTTTGTGAACGACGACCGGCACGTGATGGCCAAGCACTCGGCCGTGTACCCCAcgcaggaggagctggaggccGTGCAGAACATGGTGTCCCACACGGAGCGGGCGCTCAAAGCCGTCTCCGACTGGATTGACGAGCAGGAAAAAGTCAGCGGGGAGCAGCCAGAGACGGAGTCCATGGAGACGGCAGCCGAGGAGGAGAACAAGGAAGGAGG GGATCAGAAAGCCACGGAGCAGCTGACGAGGACCCTGCGGGGCGTGATGCGCGTGGGGCTCGTGGCCAAAGGCCTCCTGCTGAAGGGGGACCTGGACCTGGAGCTGGTCCTGCTGTGCAAAGACAAACCCACGGCCAAGCTCCTGGAGAAAGTCGCCGATAACCTGGGAGTGCAGCTCGCG GCGATCACCGAGGACAAGTACGAGATCATCCAGTCTGTGGGAGACGCCGCCATCATCATCAAGAACACCAAGGAGCCCCCGCTGACCCTGACCATCCACCTGACGTCGCCCGTGgtcagggaggagctggagaagcagctggcCGGAG AAACGCTCTCAGTCACCGACTCCCCGGACGTTCTGGACAGGCAGAAATGCCTTGCTGCCTTGGCGTCTCTGCGCCACGCCAAGTGGTTCCAG GCCAGGGCCAACGGGCTGAAGTCGTGCGTCATCGTGATCCGGGTGCTGCGGGACCTCTGCACGCGCGTTCCCACCTGGGCCCCGCTCAGAGGATGG cctctggagctgctgtgtgagAAGTCCATCGGGACGGCGAACCGGCCGATGGGCGCGGGCGAGGCGCTGCGCCGCGTGCTGGAGTGCCTGGCCTCGGGCATCGTCATGCCAG ATGGTTCTGGTATTTATGACCCTTGTGAAAAAGAAGCCACTGATGCTATTGGGCATCTAGACAGACAACAAAGGGAAGATATCACACAGAGTGCTCAG cacgCGCTGCGGCTCGCCGCCTTCGGCCAGCTCCACAAGGTCCTGGGCATGGATCCCCTGCCCTCCAAAATGCCCAAGAAACCAAAGAACGAGAACCCAGTCGATTATACTG TTCAGATCCCGCCCAGCACCACGTACGCCGTGACCCCCATGAAGCGGCCGATGGAGGAGGACGGGGAGGAGAAATCCcccagcaaaaagaaaaagaagattcaGAAAAAAG aggaaaagctggagcCTCCACAGGCCATGAACGCGCTGATGAAGCTGAACCAGCTCAAACCAGGGCTCCAGTACAAACTGGTGTCCCAGACCGGCCCCGTGCACGCTCCCATCTTCACCATGTCCGTGGAGATCGACGGCAGCACCTTCGAGGCCTCGGGGCCCTCCAAGAAAACGGCGAAGCTTCATGTGGCTGTGAAg gtgctgcaggacaTGGGATTGCCCACCGGAGTGGAAGGCAAGGACTCCGGGAAGGGCGACGAGTCGGCGGAGGAGACGGAGACGAAGCCGGTGGTCGTGGCTCCTCCGCCCGTCGTGGAAACGGTGTCGACGCCCACGGCAGCCTCGCCCCCCTCGGATCAGACCCCTGAG AACGTGAAGCAGCAGGGACCAATCCTGACAAAGCACGGGAAGAACCCGGTGATGGAGCTGAACGAGAAGCGTCGCGGGCTCAAGTATGAGCTGATCTCAGAGACGGGCGGCAGCCACGACAAGCGCTTTGTCATggag GTGGAGGTGGACGGGCAGAAGTTCCAAGGCGCTGGCTCAAACAAGAAGGTGGCCAAAGCCTATGCGGCGCTGGCCGCGCTGGAGAAGCTGTTCCCAGATGCTCCCGTTGCCATTGAgcagaacaagaagaaaagagcCCCTGTTCCAGCCAGGGGCGGCCCCAAATTCCCAGTCAAA CAGCACAACCCGGGCTTCGGCATGGGGGGGGGCCCCATGCACAACGaggcccccccaccccccaacatgcggggccgcggccggggcgGCAACATGCGGGGCCGCGGGAGAGGCCGGGGCGGCTTCGGCGGCAACCACGGCGGCTACATGAACACAG gggctgggtACGGGAGCTACGGCTACGGAGGGAATTCCGCCACTGCTGGCTACA GCCAGTTCTACAGCAACGGTGGCCACTCCAActcggggggcggcggcggcggctcctcgGGCTACGGCTCCTACTACCAGGGCGGGGACGGCTACACGGCCCCCGCGCCGCCCAAGCACGGCggcaagaagcagcagcacgGCGGCGGCCAGAAGGCCTCGTACGGCTCCGGCTACGCCACCCACCAGGGCCAGCAGTCCTACGGGCAGGGCCAGTACGGCGGCTACGGCCCCGGGCAGGGCAAGCAGAAGGGCTACGGCCACGGCCAGGGCGGCTACTCCTACTCCAACTCCTACAACTCGCCCGGCGGCAGCTCCGACTACAACTACGAGAGCAAATACA gttACAGCGGCAAcagcggccgcggcggcggcggcaaCAACTACTCCGGGGGCGGCTCCTACAACTCGGGCTCCCACGGGGGCTACGGGGGCTCCGGGGGCGGGGGCTCCTCGTACCAAGGTAAGGCAG GCGGATACTCCTCCCAGTCCAACTACAACTCCCCGGGTTCCCAGAACTACAGCGGCCCCCCCAGCTCCTACCAGGCGTCCCAGGGCGGATACGGCAGGAACGAGCACAGCATGAGTTACCAGTACAGATAA
- the ILF3 gene encoding interleukin enhancer-binding factor 3 isoform X1, giving the protein MRPMRIFVNDDRHVMAKHSAVYPTQEELEAVQNMVSHTERALKAVSDWIDEQEKVSGEQPETESMETAAEEENKEGGDQKATEQLTRTLRGVMRVGLVAKGLLLKGDLDLELVLLCKDKPTAKLLEKVADNLGVQLAAITEDKYEIIQSVGDAAIIIKNTKEPPLTLTIHLTSPVVREELEKQLAGETLSVTDSPDVLDRQKCLAALASLRHAKWFQARANGLKSCVIVIRVLRDLCTRVPTWAPLRGWPLELLCEKSIGTANRPMGAGEALRRVLECLASGIVMPDGSGIYDPCEKEATDAIGHLDRQQREDITQSAQHALRLAAFGQLHKVLGMDPLPSKMPKKPKNENPVDYTVQIPPSTTYAVTPMKRPMEEDGEEKSPSKKKKKIQKKGIELTREEKLEPPQAMNALMKLNQLKPGLQYKLVSQTGPVHAPIFTMSVEIDGSTFEASGPSKKTAKLHVAVKVLQDMGLPTGVEGKDSGKGDESAEETETKPVVVAPPPVVETVSTPTAASPPSDQTPENVKQQGPILTKHGKNPVMELNEKRRGLKYELISETGGSHDKRFVMEVEVDGQKFQGAGSNKKVAKAYAALAALEKLFPDAPVAIEQNKKKRAPVPARGGPKFPVKHNPGFGMGGGPMHNEAPPPPNMRGRGRGGNMRGRGRGRGGFGGNHGGYMNTGAGYGSYGYGGNSATAGYSQFYSNGGHSNSGGGGGGSSGYGSYYQGGDGYTAPAPPKHGGKKQQHGGGQKASYGSGYATHQGQQSYGQGQYGGYGPGQGKQKGYGHGQGGYSYSNSYNSPGGSSDYNYESKYSYSGNSGRGGGGNNYSGGGSYNSGSHGGYGGSGGGGSSYQGKAGGYSSQSNYNSPGSQNYSGPPSSYQASQGGYGRNEHSMSYQYR; this is encoded by the exons atg CGCCCAATGCGGATCTTTGTGAACGACGACCGGCACGTGATGGCCAAGCACTCGGCCGTGTACCCCAcgcaggaggagctggaggccGTGCAGAACATGGTGTCCCACACGGAGCGGGCGCTCAAAGCCGTCTCCGACTGGATTGACGAGCAGGAAAAAGTCAGCGGGGAGCAGCCAGAGACGGAGTCCATGGAGACGGCAGCCGAGGAGGAGAACAAGGAAGGAGG GGATCAGAAAGCCACGGAGCAGCTGACGAGGACCCTGCGGGGCGTGATGCGCGTGGGGCTCGTGGCCAAAGGCCTCCTGCTGAAGGGGGACCTGGACCTGGAGCTGGTCCTGCTGTGCAAAGACAAACCCACGGCCAAGCTCCTGGAGAAAGTCGCCGATAACCTGGGAGTGCAGCTCGCG GCGATCACCGAGGACAAGTACGAGATCATCCAGTCTGTGGGAGACGCCGCCATCATCATCAAGAACACCAAGGAGCCCCCGCTGACCCTGACCATCCACCTGACGTCGCCCGTGgtcagggaggagctggagaagcagctggcCGGAG AAACGCTCTCAGTCACCGACTCCCCGGACGTTCTGGACAGGCAGAAATGCCTTGCTGCCTTGGCGTCTCTGCGCCACGCCAAGTGGTTCCAG GCCAGGGCCAACGGGCTGAAGTCGTGCGTCATCGTGATCCGGGTGCTGCGGGACCTCTGCACGCGCGTTCCCACCTGGGCCCCGCTCAGAGGATGG cctctggagctgctgtgtgagAAGTCCATCGGGACGGCGAACCGGCCGATGGGCGCGGGCGAGGCGCTGCGCCGCGTGCTGGAGTGCCTGGCCTCGGGCATCGTCATGCCAG ATGGTTCTGGTATTTATGACCCTTGTGAAAAAGAAGCCACTGATGCTATTGGGCATCTAGACAGACAACAAAGGGAAGATATCACACAGAGTGCTCAG cacgCGCTGCGGCTCGCCGCCTTCGGCCAGCTCCACAAGGTCCTGGGCATGGATCCCCTGCCCTCCAAAATGCCCAAGAAACCAAAGAACGAGAACCCAGTCGATTATACTG TTCAGATCCCGCCCAGCACCACGTACGCCGTGACCCCCATGAAGCGGCCGATGGAGGAGGACGGGGAGGAGAAATCCcccagcaaaaagaaaaagaagattcaGAAAAAAGGTATTGAGTTAACGAGAG aggaaaagctggagcCTCCACAGGCCATGAACGCGCTGATGAAGCTGAACCAGCTCAAACCAGGGCTCCAGTACAAACTGGTGTCCCAGACCGGCCCCGTGCACGCTCCCATCTTCACCATGTCCGTGGAGATCGACGGCAGCACCTTCGAGGCCTCGGGGCCCTCCAAGAAAACGGCGAAGCTTCATGTGGCTGTGAAg gtgctgcaggacaTGGGATTGCCCACCGGAGTGGAAGGCAAGGACTCCGGGAAGGGCGACGAGTCGGCGGAGGAGACGGAGACGAAGCCGGTGGTCGTGGCTCCTCCGCCCGTCGTGGAAACGGTGTCGACGCCCACGGCAGCCTCGCCCCCCTCGGATCAGACCCCTGAG AACGTGAAGCAGCAGGGACCAATCCTGACAAAGCACGGGAAGAACCCGGTGATGGAGCTGAACGAGAAGCGTCGCGGGCTCAAGTATGAGCTGATCTCAGAGACGGGCGGCAGCCACGACAAGCGCTTTGTCATggag GTGGAGGTGGACGGGCAGAAGTTCCAAGGCGCTGGCTCAAACAAGAAGGTGGCCAAAGCCTATGCGGCGCTGGCCGCGCTGGAGAAGCTGTTCCCAGATGCTCCCGTTGCCATTGAgcagaacaagaagaaaagagcCCCTGTTCCAGCCAGGGGCGGCCCCAAATTCCCAGTCAAA CACAACCCGGGCTTCGGCATGGGGGGGGGCCCCATGCACAACGaggcccccccaccccccaacatgcggggccgcggccggggcgGCAACATGCGGGGCCGCGGGAGAGGCCGGGGCGGCTTCGGCGGCAACCACGGCGGCTACATGAACACAG gggctgggtACGGGAGCTACGGCTACGGAGGGAATTCCGCCACTGCTGGCTACA GCCAGTTCTACAGCAACGGTGGCCACTCCAActcggggggcggcggcggcggctcctcgGGCTACGGCTCCTACTACCAGGGCGGGGACGGCTACACGGCCCCCGCGCCGCCCAAGCACGGCggcaagaagcagcagcacgGCGGCGGCCAGAAGGCCTCGTACGGCTCCGGCTACGCCACCCACCAGGGCCAGCAGTCCTACGGGCAGGGCCAGTACGGCGGCTACGGCCCCGGGCAGGGCAAGCAGAAGGGCTACGGCCACGGCCAGGGCGGCTACTCCTACTCCAACTCCTACAACTCGCCCGGCGGCAGCTCCGACTACAACTACGAGAGCAAATACA gttACAGCGGCAAcagcggccgcggcggcggcggcaaCAACTACTCCGGGGGCGGCTCCTACAACTCGGGCTCCCACGGGGGCTACGGGGGCTCCGGGGGCGGGGGCTCCTCGTACCAAGGTAAGGCAG GCGGATACTCCTCCCAGTCCAACTACAACTCCCCGGGTTCCCAGAACTACAGCGGCCCCCCCAGCTCCTACCAGGCGTCCCAGGGCGGATACGGCAGGAACGAGCACAGCATGAGTTACCAGTACAGATAA
- the ILF3 gene encoding interleukin enhancer-binding factor 3 isoform X2 has product MRPMRIFVNDDRHVMAKHSAVYPTQEELEAVQNMVSHTERALKAVSDWIDEQEKVSGEQPETESMETAAEEENKEGGDQKATEQLTRTLRGVMRVGLVAKGLLLKGDLDLELVLLCKDKPTAKLLEKVADNLGVQLAAITEDKYEIIQSVGDAAIIIKNTKEPPLTLTIHLTSPVVREELEKQLAGETLSVTDSPDVLDRQKCLAALASLRHAKWFQARANGLKSCVIVIRVLRDLCTRVPTWAPLRGWPLELLCEKSIGTANRPMGAGEALRRVLECLASGIVMPDGSGIYDPCEKEATDAIGHLDRQQREDITQSAQHALRLAAFGQLHKVLGMDPLPSKMPKKPKNENPVDYTVQIPPSTTYAVTPMKRPMEEDGEEKSPSKKKKKIQKKGIELTREEKLEPPQAMNALMKLNQLKPGLQYKLVSQTGPVHAPIFTMSVEIDGSTFEASGPSKKTAKLHVAVKVLQDMGLPTGVEGKDSGKGDESAEETETKPVVVAPPPVVETVSTPTAASPPSDQTPENVKQQGPILTKHGKNPVMELNEKRRGLKYELISETGGSHDKRFVMEVEVDGQKFQGAGSNKKVAKAYAALAALEKLFPDAPVAIEQNKKKRAPVPARGGPKFPVKQHNPGFGMGGGPMHNEAPPPPNMRGRGRGGNMRGRGRGRGGFGGNHGGYMNTGAGYGSYGYGGNSATAGYSQFYSNGGHSNSGGGGGGSSGYGSYYQGGDGYTAPAPPKHGGKKQQHGGGQKASYGSGYATHQGQQSYGQGQYGGYGPGQGKQKGYGHGQGGYSYSNSYNSPGGSSDYNYESKYSYSGNSGRGGGGNNYSGGGSYNSGSHGGYGGSGGGGSSYQGGYSSQSNYNSPGSQNYSGPPSSYQASQGGYGRNEHSMSYQYR; this is encoded by the exons atg CGCCCAATGCGGATCTTTGTGAACGACGACCGGCACGTGATGGCCAAGCACTCGGCCGTGTACCCCAcgcaggaggagctggaggccGTGCAGAACATGGTGTCCCACACGGAGCGGGCGCTCAAAGCCGTCTCCGACTGGATTGACGAGCAGGAAAAAGTCAGCGGGGAGCAGCCAGAGACGGAGTCCATGGAGACGGCAGCCGAGGAGGAGAACAAGGAAGGAGG GGATCAGAAAGCCACGGAGCAGCTGACGAGGACCCTGCGGGGCGTGATGCGCGTGGGGCTCGTGGCCAAAGGCCTCCTGCTGAAGGGGGACCTGGACCTGGAGCTGGTCCTGCTGTGCAAAGACAAACCCACGGCCAAGCTCCTGGAGAAAGTCGCCGATAACCTGGGAGTGCAGCTCGCG GCGATCACCGAGGACAAGTACGAGATCATCCAGTCTGTGGGAGACGCCGCCATCATCATCAAGAACACCAAGGAGCCCCCGCTGACCCTGACCATCCACCTGACGTCGCCCGTGgtcagggaggagctggagaagcagctggcCGGAG AAACGCTCTCAGTCACCGACTCCCCGGACGTTCTGGACAGGCAGAAATGCCTTGCTGCCTTGGCGTCTCTGCGCCACGCCAAGTGGTTCCAG GCCAGGGCCAACGGGCTGAAGTCGTGCGTCATCGTGATCCGGGTGCTGCGGGACCTCTGCACGCGCGTTCCCACCTGGGCCCCGCTCAGAGGATGG cctctggagctgctgtgtgagAAGTCCATCGGGACGGCGAACCGGCCGATGGGCGCGGGCGAGGCGCTGCGCCGCGTGCTGGAGTGCCTGGCCTCGGGCATCGTCATGCCAG ATGGTTCTGGTATTTATGACCCTTGTGAAAAAGAAGCCACTGATGCTATTGGGCATCTAGACAGACAACAAAGGGAAGATATCACACAGAGTGCTCAG cacgCGCTGCGGCTCGCCGCCTTCGGCCAGCTCCACAAGGTCCTGGGCATGGATCCCCTGCCCTCCAAAATGCCCAAGAAACCAAAGAACGAGAACCCAGTCGATTATACTG TTCAGATCCCGCCCAGCACCACGTACGCCGTGACCCCCATGAAGCGGCCGATGGAGGAGGACGGGGAGGAGAAATCCcccagcaaaaagaaaaagaagattcaGAAAAAAGGTATTGAGTTAACGAGAG aggaaaagctggagcCTCCACAGGCCATGAACGCGCTGATGAAGCTGAACCAGCTCAAACCAGGGCTCCAGTACAAACTGGTGTCCCAGACCGGCCCCGTGCACGCTCCCATCTTCACCATGTCCGTGGAGATCGACGGCAGCACCTTCGAGGCCTCGGGGCCCTCCAAGAAAACGGCGAAGCTTCATGTGGCTGTGAAg gtgctgcaggacaTGGGATTGCCCACCGGAGTGGAAGGCAAGGACTCCGGGAAGGGCGACGAGTCGGCGGAGGAGACGGAGACGAAGCCGGTGGTCGTGGCTCCTCCGCCCGTCGTGGAAACGGTGTCGACGCCCACGGCAGCCTCGCCCCCCTCGGATCAGACCCCTGAG AACGTGAAGCAGCAGGGACCAATCCTGACAAAGCACGGGAAGAACCCGGTGATGGAGCTGAACGAGAAGCGTCGCGGGCTCAAGTATGAGCTGATCTCAGAGACGGGCGGCAGCCACGACAAGCGCTTTGTCATggag GTGGAGGTGGACGGGCAGAAGTTCCAAGGCGCTGGCTCAAACAAGAAGGTGGCCAAAGCCTATGCGGCGCTGGCCGCGCTGGAGAAGCTGTTCCCAGATGCTCCCGTTGCCATTGAgcagaacaagaagaaaagagcCCCTGTTCCAGCCAGGGGCGGCCCCAAATTCCCAGTCAAA CAGCACAACCCGGGCTTCGGCATGGGGGGGGGCCCCATGCACAACGaggcccccccaccccccaacatgcggggccgcggccggggcgGCAACATGCGGGGCCGCGGGAGAGGCCGGGGCGGCTTCGGCGGCAACCACGGCGGCTACATGAACACAG gggctgggtACGGGAGCTACGGCTACGGAGGGAATTCCGCCACTGCTGGCTACA GCCAGTTCTACAGCAACGGTGGCCACTCCAActcggggggcggcggcggcggctcctcgGGCTACGGCTCCTACTACCAGGGCGGGGACGGCTACACGGCCCCCGCGCCGCCCAAGCACGGCggcaagaagcagcagcacgGCGGCGGCCAGAAGGCCTCGTACGGCTCCGGCTACGCCACCCACCAGGGCCAGCAGTCCTACGGGCAGGGCCAGTACGGCGGCTACGGCCCCGGGCAGGGCAAGCAGAAGGGCTACGGCCACGGCCAGGGCGGCTACTCCTACTCCAACTCCTACAACTCGCCCGGCGGCAGCTCCGACTACAACTACGAGAGCAAATACA gttACAGCGGCAAcagcggccgcggcggcggcggcaaCAACTACTCCGGGGGCGGCTCCTACAACTCGGGCTCCCACGGGGGCTACGGGGGCTCCGGGGGCGGGGGCTCCTCGTACCAAG GCGGATACTCCTCCCAGTCCAACTACAACTCCCCGGGTTCCCAGAACTACAGCGGCCCCCCCAGCTCCTACCAGGCGTCCCAGGGCGGATACGGCAGGAACGAGCACAGCATGAGTTACCAGTACAGATAA